From the Deltaproteobacteria bacterium genome, the window ATTGTCATCCGGGATTTCAAAATGATAGGTAACTCCTTTTCCAGCCAACACTCCTTTGAAATCAGATGGAATCCACGGATTCAGATACGCAATAAACTCATTAACATCTCCCTCCACTTCTGCTTGCTGATAAAGCGCAAATCTTTGCCGAACAATCGTCGAATTTAAATAAATCCCAGAGAGCCTCAGATTCAAATCACAGATTTGCTCTTCACTAATAGCAAATCTGATCATCGAAGAAATTTGCTCTAACCCAAGGGAAACATCAAATGAGCTCTGACCAAAAAACTTCATAAAATGGTAAAGATTATCCGAAGGCGATAGCTGATTTATTTTTATGTCATTCAGCTTCAAATCATAAATCTTTATCAAATTTCTTAATACATGAAGATTCCAATCCTTCTCAATGTAATTAAATAGTGGTTCTTTAAAAAATATATTGTATTCAATATCGGTCGATACTAATTTTATCATTAGTTTCATAGTCACTCTACCATTCTATGCGAACATATAATATATTCAGATCATAAAATCAAATAAATCTGTCGGTTACAAGACGTGATGAAATCCAGCCCTGGTCTTAGTAGTTACAAATCCCCGCTCTTTCGAAACGGGGTGTCAGTAATCAGTTCATACTACCCTCATATAAGGTTGAATGGTTCCGGAATTTTAATCTCTGACATTACATATTGTTTTTTAACTATCACTATTTACATAAGAAATCTACTATGAAAAAAGAAATCAAAGGGATAAGGCTTTCAGGAAGTATATCAACCGGATGAACCGATAGTTATTTCTCAATTCTTGCGTCGATAATCAGGTCATTGCCAAGCCTTCGGATTTTTCTGTAAGCGAGTTTGAGCGATTCATCCATGCATTGAATTATCAGATCACCGACTGCCTCCACTCCTTTTCCCACGATCTTCGGAGCAATGACGATCACCACCCTGTCAGGCAGTTTTGCCTTTAACAGAGATGTGATGATGGCTGCCCTTCCTTCAACAAGAACGGAACTTGGGGGACAACAGCCACTCATTAAGAGAAAGCATGATAATCGGTAGCTGTTTCTGATTAACCCGATATTGACTATATTGGCAGGTACCGTACTCGGATGAGCCCTTCATCAACACTTATGATGGCACCCTTTTCAAGTGCTTCGATATGCATTTTCATGATCATATTCAGGCATATATTGACGCGATCCGGATGCATGTTCCGAAGGCGGAATACGATTACACTGGGCGCTTTGCCGCCACTGGCCGCGAGCAGTTCCGCAAAATCAAGATCATGAGTCAGCAGGACGCGGCCTTCATTCAGAGCTTTTTCCAGGATGAACGAATCGAATGCCCTTTGAATACCTTGATCATTAAGATGGACGGCGTCATGCGCCAAAGAATTAAGGAAGGAGACCGTCTTTGGAGAAATTCCATGTCGGCAAGAAATTTCATGCCGTTTTTATCTCTATTGGGTATAGTTCTTCTTCAGCCAGCCATGCAGCGTAATGAAGTGCTTGCCGGATGTCATCGTGTTCGATAGAGGGATAGGTGTCAAGGATTTCCTCTGTGCCCATTCCATTGGCTACCAGGTTCAGGATCAATGACACGGTTACACGCATGCCCCGGACGCAGGCACGCCCTCCCATGATCTGTGAATCAAAGGTAATCCGATCAAAACCGATCATAATGCAGCCCTCCGTTGACTCAGTTTGTCTTTCAATACCACCGATCAGCTTATTTGTGAAGATAAAATAAGGAGAACAATATACCAGACGGTTCGTGAAAATTGTTATACAAGAACAACGGTTAAAAATCGTCCTCCTATACGGTTTTTTATTTGGCAGCTTTTATGATTGGATGTGTTCACTCCGGGATAAACAGGGCACGACAGAGATGTTCATTGCGAATAAGCGTCATTCTGTTGCGCAGTTGCAGAATGACGCTTATTCGGAAGTATGCATCAACCGGATGAACCAATAGTTATTTCTCAATTCTTGCGTCGATAATCAGGTCATTACCAAGCCTTCGGATTTTTCTGTAAGCGAGTCTGAGCGATTCATCCATTTTAAAGCCTGACCCCATTATGCCATTTGGAAGGGCACTTAAGGTAGGCTTCGAAGAGAGGAGCGGAAATGATCATTGGGGAATTCGAGATGCAGAGAGGGCAATGCCGTTTAATTTTTCTTTGTAGGTTTTAATCCTTCGAACAGGGGTTTCAACGCCGGCAAACGCTCCTGTGCAACCTTCCAGACGGTCTTCAGGTCAACCCCCATGTAATCGTGGATGAGAACGTCCCGCATGCCAGCCATTTTAGTCCAGGGAATATCGGGATGTTTTTTTCTGAATGATGTCGGAATGTGTTTGGCTGCTTCACCGAGGACTTCAAGACACCTGATCACCGCATGGACCGTCTTCTTGTCAG encodes:
- a CDS encoding dihydrofolate reductase family protein, yielding MSGCCPPSSVLVEGRAAIITSLLKAKLPDRVVIVIAPKIVGKGVEAVGDLIIQCMDESLKLAYRKIRRLGNDLIIDARIEK
- a CDS encoding DUF433 domain-containing protein, which encodes MIGFDRITFDSQIMGGRACVRGMRVTVSLILNLVANGMGTEEILDTYPSIEHDDIRQALHYAAWLAEEELYPIEIKTA
- a CDS encoding DUF86 domain-containing protein yields the protein MSKGREISDYIDDIITAITDVAEFTHGMPYEMFETDKKTVHAVIRCLEVLGEAAKHIPTSFRKKHPDIPWTKMAGMRDVLIHDYMGVDLKTVWKVAQERLPALKPLFEGLKPTKKN